From Actinopolyspora lacussalsi, a single genomic window includes:
- a CDS encoding DNA-binding PadR family transcriptional regulator (product_source=COG1695; cath_funfam=1.10.10.10; cog=COG1695; pfam=PF03551; superfamily=46785) — translation MLELAVLGLLHEAPMHGYELRKRLQEIRAFSCGTVYPTLRRMRRAGLIEETQEAQQGQEAQRSRRARRVYRLTESGRERFVELVEDCGPRACQDEAFDVRLAFFARTPAPVRMRILESRRRRVEQRREGQRAILTRADEQCDRYTAQLHRLGLDHSELEVRWLDELIAHERAEQGAERPAGVGDRLDRGLDRDTTNGT, via the coding sequence GTGCTCGAACTCGCGGTGCTCGGACTGCTGCACGAGGCGCCGATGCACGGTTACGAGCTGCGTAAGCGACTCCAGGAGATTCGTGCGTTCTCCTGCGGAACGGTTTATCCGACGTTGCGCCGGATGCGTCGCGCGGGGCTGATCGAGGAAACCCAGGAGGCGCAGCAGGGGCAGGAGGCGCAGCGCTCGCGGCGGGCTCGACGTGTCTATCGTCTCACCGAGTCGGGGCGGGAGCGTTTCGTCGAGTTGGTCGAGGACTGCGGGCCACGAGCGTGCCAGGACGAGGCGTTCGACGTGAGGCTGGCTTTCTTCGCACGAACACCGGCACCGGTCCGGATGCGGATTCTGGAGAGCCGCCGTCGGCGCGTGGAACAGCGCCGGGAAGGGCAACGGGCGATCCTGACCAGAGCCGACGAGCAGTGCGACCGGTACACGGCGCAACTGCACCGCCTGGGCCTGGATCACAGCGAGCTGGAGGTTCGCTGGTTGGACGAGCTGATCGCGCACGAGCGGGCCGAACAGGGAGCCGAGCGGCCCGCGGGTGTGGGTGACCGCCTCGACCGAGGCTTGGACAGGGACACGACGAACGGGACATGA
- a CDS encoding hypothetical protein (product_source=Hypo-rule applied; cath_funfam=3.40.50.10420; superfamily=57802), producing the protein MRTQRQVVDYALRRRSLLARLHAGRVGVQEVCDAGPYLLQAAKFHGEPSDVICPVCRKERVTYVSWVFGEQLKHADNSARSNAELARMATMFEEFNVFVVEVCRTCNWNHLVQSYVLGTGGHHGRGRGRRTVAE; encoded by the coding sequence GTGCGGACCCAACGGCAAGTGGTGGATTACGCGTTGCGGCGTCGGTCGCTGCTCGCGCGACTCCATGCTGGCCGGGTGGGCGTACAGGAGGTCTGCGACGCGGGACCGTACCTGCTGCAGGCAGCCAAGTTCCACGGTGAGCCCAGTGACGTGATCTGTCCGGTGTGCCGCAAGGAACGCGTGACCTACGTCTCCTGGGTGTTCGGCGAGCAGCTCAAACACGCCGACAATTCGGCCCGGAGCAACGCGGAACTGGCACGTATGGCCACCATGTTCGAAGAGTTCAATGTGTTCGTCGTCGAGGTTTGTCGTACATGTAACTGGAACCACCTGGTGCAGTCATACGTCCTCGGAACCGGGGGCCACCACGGCCGCGGTCGGGGACGCAGGACCGTGGCCGAGTGA
- a CDS encoding membrane peptidoglycan carboxypeptidase (product_source=COG0744; cath_funfam=1.10.3810.10,3.40.710.10; cog=COG0744; pfam=PF00905,PF00912; superfamily=56601; transmembrane_helix_parts=Inside_1_485,TMhelix_486_508,Outside_509_1214), translated as MSDERDDRSEDGRRHRQPAAEDREPERGRQPGRPPHTDQQGEQAGQHNEPPRENQPPPPPERGGGQPPPPQAPPPPQAPQSSRGQQPPQHRWPGGQQSGQPSAPQGGPPPPAPQRPGQQGPDGGYLPPGPASEQPPPPPQSGPPRGQAPPQGQAQPQGQAQPHAGGPPQGGPGQQPPQGGQEWPGEDATAQWPGAQQRPGGQQPPPPPPGGQQRPAADPDATVRHPAVDGSGTPRDASGRPPSGAPAPPPGNPGGRGAQGNPAGPPQGAGPQQGGSPDEVPTRKTTPPGAPQGPPPGHAGPGQHPNDPGEAPTQHIASVNGPNAAPGGGDEPTREHRPTGGKAAGAAGAAAGGMAGAAAGAAASSGSGGPGGTTGDSRDASNSRGESDATASARSESPDDSAEFGVTRAEQSSPPDSDPGLITHRASQGGYSYYSDSDPYPDDYDDFNEGFDDELDYPDDPDDDDMTALARKKRGRRRIWRGLRRTCYVAAALGILVPGAIFVWCYFTFEVTPPSKVAKNYNASMVVKYSDGSVLNKFSSAEEHERVLIDDLSEVSADMRHATMAAEDADFYSNPGFSVTGIGRAVYNQLSGGQGGGSTMTQQYIKLSTGKDDHSVTRKFTEIVRAFKLTNQYDKKTIFKAYLNTAYYGRDAYGIDNAAEAYFGKAPSELNASESAVLAGMVQLPRGNDPQVDAKRAKDRWDYVTLQMKQNGWISQQEYQNLQMPQTREMFAWQPKTTTAQIHIQRRIVEELEEHNYTKDELTSQGLQVVTTLDSQAQQAARDAVQQVMADQPEEINPALAAVDPETGAVRAYSPGNKGYDWVKERQPVGSSFKPFVTATGLKQGNGIGETYDGSDDQTIAGTEYGNAAGVDCGSDPERCGVREATEESVNTAFLNMANEFGPQSVAETAYEAGIPREKVNNNGETVPVLANSEGNTNLGIALGAYPMSTVSLANGYGGLADGERAEPFLVEKVVDKDGDVKEDFSPKTETAFGDSSTRSANIAANVTESMRDVAEGYGLDLNGDRPVASKSGTHQLGEIGGHNATASYVGYTPQISTAVVLNKNTTSRQPLTDASGGDIYGADQPGAIWQKFMNSYLEGKQVEEFQEPDPIGQFTVPPPPSSESPDEEQNESETPPSDESPSDEVPSDETGPSDFPPSEGGGESSDQNDECQENPWFSDCEDEDDPTDPSGSEEEQPDQQGNGNEENSARGPD; from the coding sequence GTGAGTGACGAGCGTGACGACCGGTCCGAAGACGGCCGCCGCCACAGGCAGCCGGCTGCCGAGGACCGGGAGCCGGAGCGCGGACGGCAACCCGGCCGACCGCCCCATACGGATCAGCAGGGGGAGCAGGCCGGGCAGCACAACGAGCCCCCGCGGGAGAACCAGCCCCCACCGCCACCCGAGCGGGGCGGGGGACAGCCGCCGCCACCGCAGGCGCCGCCACCACCACAGGCACCACAATCGTCCCGTGGACAACAACCACCGCAGCACCGCTGGCCGGGTGGCCAGCAGAGCGGCCAGCCCTCCGCTCCGCAGGGAGGCCCGCCGCCACCGGCACCGCAGCGGCCCGGACAACAGGGTCCCGACGGGGGATACTTACCGCCCGGGCCCGCTTCCGAACAACCACCGCCTCCGCCGCAGAGCGGACCACCACGAGGACAGGCGCCACCACAGGGACAGGCCCAGCCGCAGGGACAGGCGCAGCCGCATGCCGGAGGTCCGCCGCAGGGCGGGCCAGGCCAACAGCCACCGCAGGGTGGTCAGGAGTGGCCCGGTGAGGACGCCACCGCACAGTGGCCCGGCGCGCAGCAGCGGCCGGGTGGTCAGCAACCACCACCCCCGCCACCCGGTGGTCAACAACGGCCGGCCGCCGACCCGGACGCGACCGTGCGGCATCCGGCCGTGGACGGTTCGGGAACGCCCCGGGACGCATCCGGCAGGCCGCCCTCCGGCGCACCCGCTCCGCCCCCGGGCAATCCCGGCGGACGCGGCGCGCAGGGCAACCCCGCCGGCCCCCCACAGGGTGCCGGTCCCCAACAGGGCGGCAGTCCGGACGAAGTACCGACCAGGAAGACCACACCACCCGGAGCTCCGCAGGGCCCACCTCCCGGGCACGCCGGTCCCGGACAACACCCGAACGATCCGGGTGAGGCACCGACCCAGCACATAGCTTCCGTGAACGGGCCGAACGCGGCTCCCGGCGGTGGCGACGAACCGACCAGGGAACACCGGCCCACCGGCGGCAAGGCAGCGGGTGCCGCGGGTGCGGCTGCCGGGGGCATGGCAGGCGCCGCCGCCGGTGCCGCGGCTTCCTCCGGTTCCGGCGGTCCCGGGGGAACCACCGGCGACTCCCGGGACGCGTCGAACTCCCGTGGGGAGTCCGACGCGACGGCTTCGGCCCGGTCCGAATCGCCCGACGACTCCGCCGAGTTCGGTGTGACCCGCGCCGAGCAGTCCTCGCCCCCGGACAGCGATCCGGGGCTGATCACGCACCGCGCCTCGCAGGGCGGCTACAGCTACTACTCGGACTCGGATCCCTACCCCGACGACTACGACGACTTCAACGAGGGGTTCGACGACGAACTCGACTATCCCGACGATCCGGATGACGACGACATGACGGCCCTCGCCCGCAAGAAACGCGGCAGGCGCAGGATCTGGCGCGGTCTGCGGCGTACCTGTTACGTCGCGGCGGCGCTGGGGATCCTGGTGCCCGGCGCGATATTCGTCTGGTGCTACTTCACCTTCGAGGTCACCCCACCGTCGAAGGTCGCCAAGAACTACAACGCCAGCATGGTTGTCAAGTACTCCGACGGCAGCGTGCTGAACAAGTTCTCGTCGGCGGAGGAGCATGAGCGCGTGCTCATCGACGACCTCAGCGAGGTCTCGGCGGACATGCGGCACGCCACCATGGCGGCCGAGGACGCGGACTTCTACAGCAACCCGGGATTCTCGGTGACCGGCATCGGCCGCGCCGTCTACAACCAGCTCTCCGGCGGGCAGGGCGGCGGCTCGACCATGACTCAGCAGTACATCAAGCTGAGCACGGGCAAGGACGACCACAGCGTCACGCGGAAGTTCACCGAGATCGTGCGGGCGTTCAAGCTGACCAACCAGTACGACAAGAAAACGATCTTCAAGGCCTACCTCAACACCGCCTACTACGGCCGGGACGCCTACGGCATCGACAACGCGGCCGAGGCCTACTTCGGCAAGGCCCCGAGCGAGCTCAACGCCTCGGAGTCGGCCGTGCTGGCCGGGATGGTGCAGCTGCCCAGAGGCAACGATCCCCAGGTGGACGCCAAGCGGGCCAAGGACCGCTGGGACTACGTCACCCTCCAGATGAAGCAGAACGGCTGGATCAGCCAGCAGGAGTACCAGAACCTGCAGATGCCGCAGACCCGGGAGATGTTCGCGTGGCAGCCGAAAACCACCACGGCGCAGATCCACATCCAGCGGCGCATCGTCGAGGAGTTGGAGGAGCACAACTACACCAAGGACGAGCTGACCAGCCAGGGCCTGCAGGTGGTCACCACGCTGGACAGCCAGGCCCAGCAGGCCGCCCGCGATGCGGTGCAACAGGTGATGGCCGACCAACCCGAGGAGATCAATCCGGCCCTGGCGGCCGTGGATCCCGAGACCGGCGCGGTGCGGGCCTACTCCCCGGGCAACAAGGGCTACGACTGGGTCAAGGAACGCCAACCCGTGGGCTCGTCGTTCAAACCGTTCGTCACCGCGACCGGCCTGAAGCAGGGTAACGGGATCGGGGAGACCTACGACGGTTCGGACGATCAGACCATCGCGGGGACCGAGTACGGCAACGCGGCCGGGGTCGACTGCGGCAGCGATCCGGAGCGCTGCGGTGTGCGCGAGGCCACCGAGGAGTCGGTCAACACCGCGTTCCTGAACATGGCCAACGAGTTCGGGCCGCAGAGCGTGGCCGAGACGGCCTACGAGGCCGGTATCCCGCGCGAGAAGGTCAACAACAACGGCGAGACCGTGCCCGTGCTCGCCAATTCCGAGGGGAACACGAACCTCGGCATCGCACTTGGCGCCTACCCGATGAGCACGGTCAGCCTGGCCAACGGCTACGGCGGGCTGGCGGACGGGGAGCGGGCCGAGCCGTTCCTGGTCGAGAAGGTCGTGGACAAGGACGGAGATGTCAAGGAGGACTTCTCCCCCAAGACCGAGACCGCCTTCGGGGACAGCTCCACCCGCAGCGCCAACATCGCCGCCAACGTGACCGAGAGCATGCGGGACGTGGCCGAGGGGTACGGGCTCGATCTGAACGGCGACCGGCCGGTGGCCTCCAAGAGCGGTACGCACCAGCTCGGCGAGATCGGCGGACACAACGCCACCGCCTCGTACGTGGGCTACACCCCGCAGATCTCCACGGCGGTCGTGCTCAACAAGAACACCACCTCGCGACAACCGCTGACCGACGCGTCGGGCGGGGACATCTACGGCGCCGACCAACCCGGCGCTATCTGGCAGAAGTTCATGAACTCCTACCTGGAGGGCAAGCAGGTCGAGGAGTTCCAGGAGCCGGATCCGATCGGCCAGTTCACCGTTCCCCCGCCACCGAGCTCGGAGTCCCCGGACGAGGAGCAGAACGAGTCGGAGACTCCCCCGAGCGATGAATCGCCGTCCGACGAAGTGCCGTCCGACGAAACCGGCCCCAGCGACTTCCCTCCGTCGGAAGGGGGCGGGGAGAGCTCGGACCAGAACGACGAGTGCCAGGAGAACCCCTGGTTCTCGGACTGCGAGGACGAAGACGATCCGACGGACCCGAGCGGTTCCGAGGAGGAGCAGCCGGACCAGCAGGGCAACGGGAATGAAGAGAACAGCGCCCGCGGTCCCGACTGA
- a CDS encoding putative membrane protein (product_source=COG5650; cog=COG5650; pfam=PF09594; transmembrane_helix_parts=Inside_1_86,TMhelix_87_109,Outside_110_211,TMhelix_212_234,Inside_235_253,TMhelix_254_276,Outside_277_285,TMhelix_286_308,Inside_309_320,TMhelix_321_340,Outside_341_388,TMhelix_389_411,Inside_412_417,TMhelix_418_440,Outside_441_482,TMhelix_483_505,Inside_506_561): MSEPEQPERAGNERDLAEGVGEERHGAPESAGAEPLTAVPERAARVDSASLARARRVAPTWTEPLAIRLSGLFGGRLGAHAQVGRQWFWTPLRVILLLAVLLLAASWLLKAPCAQTYETTDGPRLDWRDHRQYVALCYTDLIPRYGAGDLAPDGAFPYKTSWVDDPGTPREQVRYMEYPVLTGLFQWANARLTDGWMTLASHGLLPATVQGAVYFEISAFWLAAAWLVTVWALYRLCRFRAWDASLAATAPLVFVHAFTNFDALATALATTALLAWSRKRVALAGVLLGLGAATKLYPLLLIGPILVLCLRSGRIREGLRALLAMLSAWLAVNLPIMIMFPRGWWEFFRLNSTRPADPDSLYNVVMHFGDWAGFDGPLGPNETPTVLNAVSLVLLLLGCAAIGALALSAPVRPRLAQLCFLVVAVFLLTNKVWSPQYSLWLVPLAVLAIPRWRLLVTWMLIDAAVWAPRMYYFLGPANNGLPEGWFLGAVVIRDAVVVLICVLIVREILRPELDKVRRVPGSDPHGGFLDDAPDRFVLPIRRRRGEDPDRLPPVAANSRGT, from the coding sequence GTGTCCGAGCCGGAGCAGCCCGAGCGAGCGGGAAACGAGCGGGACCTCGCCGAAGGGGTCGGCGAAGAACGCCACGGTGCTCCGGAGTCGGCCGGAGCCGAACCGCTCACCGCGGTCCCCGAACGAGCGGCGCGGGTGGACAGCGCTTCGCTCGCCAGGGCCCGACGGGTAGCTCCTACCTGGACGGAACCGTTGGCGATCAGGCTGAGCGGCCTGTTCGGCGGGCGGCTCGGCGCTCATGCCCAGGTGGGCAGGCAGTGGTTCTGGACCCCGCTGCGGGTGATCCTGCTGCTGGCGGTACTGCTGCTGGCGGCGAGCTGGCTCCTCAAGGCTCCCTGCGCGCAGACCTACGAAACCACCGACGGCCCCCGGCTGGACTGGCGCGACCACCGGCAGTACGTCGCGTTGTGCTACACCGACCTCATCCCGCGCTACGGAGCCGGGGACCTGGCGCCGGACGGGGCGTTCCCCTACAAGACGTCCTGGGTGGACGATCCGGGCACTCCCCGCGAGCAGGTCCGCTACATGGAGTATCCGGTGCTCACGGGACTGTTCCAGTGGGCCAACGCGCGGCTGACCGACGGCTGGATGACGCTGGCATCCCACGGGCTGCTGCCCGCCACGGTGCAGGGCGCGGTCTACTTCGAGATCAGCGCGTTCTGGCTGGCCGCGGCCTGGTTGGTGACCGTCTGGGCGCTATACCGGTTGTGTAGATTCCGGGCGTGGGACGCCTCTCTCGCCGCCACCGCCCCGCTGGTGTTCGTGCACGCCTTCACCAACTTCGACGCGCTGGCGACCGCGCTGGCCACCACCGCACTGCTCGCCTGGTCCCGTAAGCGAGTGGCGCTCGCCGGGGTGCTGCTGGGGCTGGGCGCGGCGACCAAGCTCTATCCGCTGCTGCTCATCGGCCCGATCCTGGTGCTGTGCCTGCGTTCTGGACGCATCCGCGAAGGGCTGCGCGCCCTGCTGGCCATGCTGAGCGCGTGGCTGGCGGTGAATCTGCCGATCATGATCATGTTCCCGCGCGGCTGGTGGGAGTTCTTCCGGCTGAACAGCACCCGGCCCGCCGACCCTGATTCGCTGTACAACGTGGTCATGCACTTCGGCGACTGGGCGGGTTTCGACGGTCCACTGGGGCCGAACGAGACTCCCACGGTGCTGAACGCGGTGAGTCTCGTGCTGTTGCTGCTGGGATGCGCGGCGATCGGAGCGCTGGCGCTGTCCGCACCGGTACGGCCACGGCTGGCGCAGCTGTGCTTCCTGGTGGTGGCGGTGTTCCTGCTGACCAACAAGGTGTGGAGTCCGCAGTACTCGTTGTGGCTGGTGCCGCTGGCCGTGCTCGCCATACCGCGCTGGCGGCTGCTGGTGACGTGGATGCTGATCGACGCGGCGGTCTGGGCACCGCGGATGTACTACTTCCTCGGCCCCGCCAACAATGGACTGCCCGAGGGCTGGTTCCTGGGCGCGGTCGTGATCCGCGACGCGGTGGTGGTGCTGATCTGCGTGCTGATCGTGCGGGAGATCCTGCGCCCGGAACTGGACAAGGTACGCCGGGTTCCCGGTTCCGATCCGCACGGCGGGTTCCTGGACGATGCCCCCGATCGGTTCGTGCTGCCTATTCGGCGAAGGCGGGGCGAGGATCCCGATCGGCTGCCGCCCGTGGCGGCGAACTCCCGGGGAACCTGA
- a CDS encoding putative membrane protein (product_source=COG5650; cog=COG5650; transmembrane_helix_parts=Inside_1_6,TMhelix_7_29,Outside_30_88,TMhelix_89_111,Inside_112_115,TMhelix_116_138,Outside_139_152,TMhelix_153_175,Inside_176_187,TMhelix_188_210,Outside_211_257,TMhelix_258_280,Inside_281_318,TMhelix_319_341,Outside_342_345,TMhelix_346_368,Inside_369_388,TMhelix_389_411,Outside_412_425,TMhelix_426_448,Inside_449_475), which translates to MRRRTAGLSALALTALCVLTGMTMLLGYANKARCTGPEFDESGVSRSDVSARSSRYVCYSDLQYLWNARELDEMGFPYATGGITDDGELYGSVVEYPVLIGVLVWLGSLFVRTDAGFLAASALLFAPFGLLTAWWLGRLSRWRALWWALGPPLVLYSFHNWDLAAVVCSVGAIYAVHRYRATGLRRPALLAAVLLGIGAACKLYPAMFALPLALYVLTGGAAGARDAAGARDAADGRIAAVARDSEVRHGRFDIGGAFGVLGTALGTFVLVNLPFAVIGFEGWAASFRFQLRRSVDLTTNSVWYWGLRPLMTEDRFESLVGVLSPLLVLASFALACAVGMRHWSRGGAFPWVAVSAAMLCGFLLLHKVHSPQFALWLLPFLVLVPVRTGWVIAYLLADAAMGIGFFRWMYLINTDQPFAVYESFAAQAVMIGVWGRAALLVGLFVAFLGASGFRFPGSSPPRAAADRDPRPAFAE; encoded by the coding sequence GTGAGACGGCGAACGGCCGGACTCTCCGCCCTGGCCCTGACGGCACTGTGCGTGCTGACCGGAATGACCATGCTGTTGGGGTACGCGAACAAGGCCCGCTGCACCGGGCCCGAGTTCGACGAGTCCGGCGTCTCGCGCTCCGACGTTTCGGCACGCAGCTCCCGCTACGTCTGCTACTCGGACCTGCAGTACCTGTGGAACGCGCGCGAACTCGACGAGATGGGTTTCCCCTACGCCACCGGCGGGATCACCGATGATGGGGAGCTGTACGGCAGCGTCGTCGAGTACCCGGTGCTGATCGGGGTGCTGGTGTGGCTGGGGTCGCTGTTCGTGCGGACCGACGCGGGTTTCCTGGCCGCCTCCGCGCTGTTGTTCGCCCCGTTCGGACTGCTCACCGCCTGGTGGCTGGGACGGCTGAGTCGCTGGCGGGCGCTGTGGTGGGCGCTCGGCCCGCCGTTGGTGCTCTACTCCTTCCACAACTGGGACCTGGCCGCCGTGGTCTGCTCGGTGGGCGCCATCTACGCGGTCCATCGCTACCGTGCCACCGGGCTGCGACGGCCGGCCCTGCTGGCGGCCGTGCTGCTGGGGATCGGTGCCGCCTGCAAGCTCTACCCCGCGATGTTCGCGCTGCCGCTGGCGCTGTACGTACTCACCGGCGGCGCTGCCGGTGCCCGTGATGCTGCCGGTGCCCGTGATGCCGCCGATGGCCGTATCGCGGCCGTTGCCCGTGATTCCGAGGTGCGCCACGGCCGGTTCGACATCGGTGGCGCGTTCGGGGTGCTCGGCACCGCACTGGGAACTTTCGTGCTGGTCAACCTGCCGTTCGCGGTGATCGGTTTCGAGGGGTGGGCGGCCTCGTTCCGGTTCCAGCTGCGGCGCTCGGTGGACCTGACCACCAACTCGGTCTGGTACTGGGGCCTGCGACCGCTGATGACGGAGGACCGGTTCGAGTCCCTGGTCGGGGTGCTTTCCCCCCTGCTGGTGCTCGCCTCGTTCGCGCTGGCCTGCGCGGTGGGGATGCGCCACTGGTCCCGTGGCGGGGCCTTCCCGTGGGTGGCGGTGTCGGCCGCGATGCTGTGCGGTTTCCTGCTGCTGCACAAGGTGCACTCCCCGCAGTTCGCGCTCTGGTTGCTGCCGTTCCTCGTGCTCGTGCCGGTGCGTACCGGTTGGGTGATCGCCTACCTGCTGGCCGACGCCGCCATGGGGATCGGGTTCTTCCGCTGGATGTATCTGATCAACACCGACCAGCCCTTCGCCGTCTACGAGTCGTTCGCGGCACAGGCGGTGATGATCGGAGTGTGGGGACGCGCGGCGCTGCTGGTCGGGTTGTTCGTCGCGTTTCTCGGGGCTTCCGGGTTCAGGTTCCCCGGGAGTTCGCCGCCACGGGCGGCAGCCGATCGGGATCCTCGCCCCGCCTTCGCCGAATAG
- a CDS encoding deoxyribonuclease-4 (product_source=KO:K01151; cath_funfam=3.20.20.150; cog=COG0648; ko=KO:K01151; pfam=PF01261; smart=SM00518; superfamily=51658; tigrfam=TIGR00587): protein MQIGAHVRDDDPLTAASERGAEVVQFFLSDPQGWKAPQPHPQEEQLRESELRVFVHSPYVINIASPNNRIRIPSRKSVLSQTAAAARVGAEGVVVHGGHVTKDDDPAEGVANWRKLFERQAAEGGFEVPVLIENTAGGANAMARGFDDLARLWDAVGEFGAGFCLDTCHAYAAGEDLVGIVERVRAITGRLDLVHLNDSRDPFGSWRDRHANVGSGTIDPEVLREVCATADAPIVVETPPEGQAEDIAYLRG, encoded by the coding sequence ATGCAGATCGGTGCCCATGTTCGTGACGACGATCCACTGACCGCCGCGAGCGAACGCGGCGCCGAGGTCGTGCAGTTCTTCCTCTCCGATCCACAGGGCTGGAAGGCTCCGCAACCGCATCCGCAGGAGGAACAACTCCGCGAGTCCGAGCTGCGGGTTTTCGTGCACTCGCCCTACGTGATCAACATCGCCTCGCCGAACAACCGCATCCGCATCCCCTCCCGCAAGTCCGTGCTCTCGCAGACCGCGGCGGCGGCGCGGGTCGGGGCCGAGGGAGTGGTGGTGCACGGTGGTCACGTCACCAAGGACGACGATCCGGCCGAGGGAGTGGCCAACTGGCGCAAACTCTTCGAGCGTCAGGCCGCCGAGGGCGGTTTCGAGGTTCCGGTGCTGATCGAGAACACCGCGGGCGGCGCCAACGCCATGGCGCGCGGGTTCGACGACCTCGCCCGGCTCTGGGACGCGGTCGGCGAGTTCGGCGCGGGATTCTGCCTGGACACCTGCCACGCGTACGCGGCCGGTGAGGACCTCGTCGGCATCGTGGAGCGGGTCCGCGCCATCACCGGGCGTCTCGATCTGGTGCATCTCAACGATTCGAGGGATCCGTTCGGGTCCTGGCGCGACCGACACGCCAACGTCGGTTCCGGCACCATCGACCCCGAAGTGCTGCGCGAGGTCTGTGCCACGGCCGATGCCCCGATCGTCGTGGAGACACCCCCCGAGGGGCAGGCCGAGGACATCGCCTACCTCCGTGGTTGA
- a CDS encoding hypothetical protein (product_source=Hypo-rule applied; transmembrane_helix_parts=Outside_1_308,TMhelix_309_331,Inside_332_334): MSSQRDDHPTGESTVDSRKRAPAALRRAAAATAASAVVATSGFLGGGVAAAADPVVIGTCTEDVTSTEYGQPIVVSPRALDSRVKDAAGLTFPLDFDRIDRIHQQFLRTAPIDIGEVTAEEQHFSGSALADALADRIAGLPAVEDRGDAMNFHVGNLAVTCLGGVNVPGQAKPEPTEPSTTPEKPSTTPPAESPDPGSSGDEQRNPDAPGSGSGGDPTTEPTDDQPRRQAGGPDSNYSPGSAEQVAPSEYAYVPGSLPPWSDSRFGETSGGEPATGDLRTDDEHNQQDRVREAGSAQALPTGSGERVALPVLLAAVSLAGVTAALIRTWVLRRA; this comes from the coding sequence ATGAGCAGTCAGCGCGATGACCACCCGACCGGGGAATCCACTGTCGACTCCCGGAAACGGGCGCCCGCCGCGTTGCGGCGAGCCGCCGCTGCCACGGCGGCGAGCGCCGTGGTCGCGACGAGCGGGTTCCTGGGTGGCGGTGTGGCCGCCGCGGCGGATCCGGTGGTGATCGGTACCTGCACCGAGGACGTGACGAGCACCGAGTACGGGCAACCGATCGTGGTCTCCCCCCGTGCGCTGGACTCCCGGGTCAAGGACGCGGCCGGGCTGACCTTTCCGCTCGATTTCGACCGGATAGACCGGATCCACCAGCAGTTCCTGCGAACGGCGCCGATCGACATCGGCGAAGTGACAGCCGAGGAACAGCACTTCTCCGGTTCCGCACTGGCCGACGCGCTGGCGGATCGCATCGCCGGTCTGCCCGCCGTCGAGGATCGCGGCGACGCGATGAACTTCCACGTGGGCAACCTCGCGGTCACCTGCCTGGGTGGCGTGAACGTGCCGGGCCAGGCGAAGCCGGAACCGACCGAGCCGAGCACCACCCCGGAGAAGCCGAGCACCACCCCGCCCGCCGAATCCCCGGATCCGGGCTCCTCCGGTGACGAGCAGCGGAACCCCGACGCGCCCGGTTCCGGCAGTGGCGGTGATCCCACCACGGAACCGACCGACGACCAGCCGCGGCGGCAGGCGGGCGGGCCGGACTCGAACTACTCCCCGGGGTCCGCCGAACAAGTGGCGCCTTCCGAGTACGCTTACGTGCCGGGGTCGCTGCCGCCGTGGTCGGACAGTCGGTTCGGCGAGACGTCCGGTGGAGAACCCGCCACCGGTGACCTGCGAACCGACGACGAGCACAACCAGCAGGACCGGGTGCGCGAAGCGGGAAGCGCGCAGGCGCTGCCCACCGGTTCCGGAGAGCGCGTGGCGTTGCCGGTGCTGTTGGCCGCTGTCTCACTGGCCGGGGTGACCGCCGCGCTCATCAGGACGTGGGTGCTGCGCCGAGCCTGA